From the genome of Bactrocera oleae isolate idBacOlea1 chromosome 2, idBacOlea1, whole genome shotgun sequence, one region includes:
- the LOC106619952 gene encoding odorant receptor 85c has translation MPNVISFEAFLRIPSFFYRSVGVDLWNTNGGPLQNAVFYFGLINLNIWLLSELIFSVLMVSKNFIQATMTLSYAGFVLVGTIKMFYMRRKKAEMTRFLQLMYTIFPYTEPQQKMMNLRRHLCQCTIVMSGFATIFMLLIWTYNLYPYMQRQIYDCWLQVRSVNKTLPYESYIPWNWHDHWSFYLYYTLQSIAGYHSASGQIASDLVLCAMATQIIMHYEYVAQTITEYRPQLVDCKISRAPRLDARASEAYCKDMKFLCDIIAYHANILSLSDIMNEVLGVPLLVNFMTSSFVICFVGFQMTMDAEPDYMVKLFLFLFSSLIQIYLICHYGQKLIDASSNIARAIYNHDWIHSHVRYQRMLVLVAARAQKPAMLKATRFVHISRGTLTDIMQISYKFFTLIRTMYSN, from the exons ATGCCAAATGTTATAAGCTTCGAAGCCTTCTTACGTATACCAAGTTTTTTTTATCGCAGCGTTGGCGTTGACTTGTGGAACACTAATGGCGGTCCACTCCAGAATGCTGTATTTTACTTCGGCTTGATTAATCTTAACATCTGGCTACTTTCCGAACTGATTTTCTCAGTTTTAATGGTTAGTAAGAATTTCATACAAGCAACTATGACGCTTTCTTATGCTGGCTTTGTACTCGTCGGTACCATAAAAATGTTCTATATGCGGCGTAAGAAAGCCGAGATGACACGTTTTCTGCAGCTTATGTATACCATATTTCCATACACTGAGCCGCAGCAGAAAATGATGAACTTGCGTAGGCACTTGTGTCAATGCACGATTGTAATGAGCGGCTTTGCAACAATCTTCATGCTACTTATTTGGACCTACAATCTTTATCCATATATGCAACGTCAAATCTACGATTGTTGGTTGCAAGTGCGCAGTGTTAACAAAACGCTGCCCTATGAGAGCTATATTCCTTGGAATTGGCATGATCATTGGAGTTTCTATCTTTACTATACTTTACAAAGCATCGCTGGCTATCATTCGGCTTCGGGACAGATTGCTAGTGATTTGGTATTATGTGCTATGGCGACGCAAATTATTATGCATTATGAGTATGTTGCACAGACGATAACTGAGTATCGACCGCAATTAGTTGATTGTAAAATTTCGAGAGCGCCGAGGCTTGATGCGAGAGCGAGCGAAGCTTATTGCAAGGATATGAAATTTCTATGCGACATAATTGCATATCATGCCAATATTTTGAG TTTGTCGGACATCATGAATGAAGTTTTGGGTGTGCCATTGTTGGTGAACTTTATGACTTCGTCATTTGTAATTTGCTTTGTCGGGTTCCAAATGACTATGGACGCTGAACCGGACTATATGGTTAAGTTGTTTCTTTTCCTCTTTTCGTCGCTGATTcaaatttacttaatttgcCATTACGGGCAGAAACTGATCGATGCG aGTAGCAACATAGCTCGAGCCATCTACAATCACGATTGGATCCATTCACATGTCCGATATCAACGTATGCTGGTGTTAGTCGCCGCGAGAGCTCAAAAGCCAGCAATGTTAAAGGCTACAAGATTCGTGCATATCTCTCGTGGTACGTTAACAGAT ATAATGCAAATTTCCTATAAATTCTTCACTCTCATCCGCACAATGTACAGTAATTAA